TGGCGGCCAGCTCGGCGAGTTCACCGTCGGGATCGGTGGCCAATTCCCGTCTTTCCGCCGCCAGCACCGCGCGCTCACTGTCGCGCTGTGTACTGACCGACACATATTCACCCAGTGCCATCGATACCGCCCCCGCCGCCAAACCCGCGACACCCGCGGTCATGATGGCCGGCGTCGAGGTGGTGGCCGCCGCCACGCCGATGACAATCCCTGCCACGGAGACGATTCCGTCATTGGCGCCCAGCACCCCCGCGCGCAGCCAATTCAACCGCACGGACAAACCGGCCCCATGGCTTTCCGTACGGACCGCACTCTCGATTGTCACCATATCCGCTCGCACTCGATAAAAATAACTCTGTCCCGCAATTCCGGCCAGCAAAGAAAGCCTTCCCGAATTTAGGTAATCCATTGCACAGGAAGGTTTTCCAAACCTCATCTCCACAAACGCGCACGCCGATGATCTATTCCCGGAGAACCACCGAAAATCGTTCGGCAACAGCGCTTTCGCGACCGGTGCCGACCGCGCCCCGAGCCGACGGCGGCAGCTTCCGGGGCCGCGCGGCGGCCGGCGCCGGGCGACGCGGCCGAGCGGGACATCCGGCGGCGCCGCCGGATTCGCCGGTCCCGTGGCGAAAATCACCCGATACCGAGACGCACGCGAGGATTGTGGCGTGGCGGGCGGGTGTGGTGCTTACAATCTGCGGGACCAACTGGAAAGGGATTCCGCACAATGGACGCGGTCGTCACGGAAGTTGCGGTCGAAGGTAAGCGGCTCATCGATGAGGTGTGGCTGGGGCGGATCAGTCGTGAGCAGGCAGTACATCGGTTCGTTCAGGTCGGCGACGGGATGGTCGCGTTCGAGACCGCCGCCGATATCGTCGACGACGGGCTGGCCTGGCTCGATTCCCACGCCTCGCGGCTGCGACTACTGGCCTGGTGCTCGTGGCTGGAACTGCCGGTGTTCGGTGGCCTGGCGATGCTCGGGGCGGTGACCGGCGATTACCTGTCCACGGGGTTCTCGCTGGTGCTGCTGGGGGTGCTGCAGTTGGTGCACCGCCATATCGGACCGCCGCGGCCCCCGATCGCGCGCCGTCAGCACAGCCACTGATCCGACACCGCTGACACCGTGTCCGGCGTGGCCCGAACGGTTTTCCACCGCCGATACGCCTCCGGCAGACAACGCGCGCACGGGCGGTAACCGGCGGCAACCGCGGTCGCCTCGTCCGCGAAGAAGACGCGGTGGGCGGCATAGTTCCCACGCCGCAGCGCCCGCAGCGCCGCCGGGCAGTCCAGCCGGCCGTAGATCCGCTGGCGGCGGTGGCCGCCCAGGGCGCCGGCGACCGCACTGCGGTAGGGCACCGCGTCCGGTCCGAGCAACAGATACCGGCCGGGATCAGGCGGATCCGGTTGTCCGGCCATCGCTGTCACGCCTCGTGGAAGACCAGGCCGAGGGTGCGGCGACGCCCGGAGCGCACCACGCTGACCCCGTGCCGCATCGGTGCGGCCGACCAGCCGCGGGCCGAGGGCACCGGGCGATCGCGGGTGGTGAAGATCAGCCCGTGTCCCCGCGGCACGGTGATCGAGGTTCCGCGCGATTGCGCGCGGGGGCGCTGTTCGACCAGCAGGAATTCGCCGCCGGTGTAATCGGTTTCGGGCGTATCCAGCCCGATCACGACCTGCAGCGGAAAGATCATGTCACCGAAGAGATCGCGATGCAGCGCATTCCAATCCCCCGGTCCGTAGCGCAACAGGATCTGCGACGACCGGGTCTGTCCGGCGCGATGACAGATCGCGATCCAGTCCTCGAGCCGATCGGGCCAGGAGCCGGGGCGGGCCAGCCGATCCGCCCAGACGCGCGCCACGGCGAGCAGAT
The genomic region above belongs to Nocardia spumae and contains:
- a CDS encoding Ada metal-binding domain-containing protein, which produces MAGQPDPPDPGRYLLLGPDAVPYRSAVAGALGGHRRQRIYGRLDCPAALRALRRGNYAAHRVFFADEATAVAAGYRPCARCLPEAYRRWKTVRATPDTVSAVSDQWLC
- a CDS encoding 2OG-Fe(II) oxygenase, giving the protein MPPEAAVPTRVDERVAGQDWPALAAELDAHGCALTGALLTPAECRLLAELYDEERHFRSTVEMARHRFGAGEYRYFTHDLPPIVTGLRAALYPNLLAVARVWADRLARPGSWPDRLEDWIAICHRAGQTRSSQILLRYGPGDWNALHRDLFGDMIFPLQVVIGLDTPETDYTGGEFLLVEQRPRAQSRGTSITVPRGHGLIFTTRDRPVPSARGWSAAPMRHGVSVVRSGRRRTLGLVFHEA